The nucleotide sequence AAGGAGGCGCCAACCAGGAGCAGGTGACACTTCGCAACGACGCCTTCAAGAAGGCCGTCAATCATGCCAAGGAGTTCATCTACGGCCCGCAGTTGTGAGTGAGCGTTCGAGCGTCTTGTGGGTTGCCGCGAGGGGTGAGGTCTCGACCCAAAGGTGTGCTTGCAAAGTGCCGAGAGCCAACCCCTCGGCGAGGTGAGTGCCGACGCCTCGGCCGGCGTCGAGCGTTTATGACCCGCAAACCGATGGCCGCCATGGATACGCATTGACGACACCCAAATTTGGGTGGCGCGGAACCACAAATGTGGCGCAGGGCAGGTTGGGTGGCGTGGAACCACAAATGTGGCGCAGGGCAGTTTGGGTGGCGTGGAACCACAAATGTGGCGCAGGGCAGTTTGGGTGGCGTGGAACCACAAATGTGGCGCAGGGCAGTTTGGGTGGCGCGGAACCACAAATGTGGCGCAGGGCAGGTTGGGTGGCGTGGAACCACAAATGTGGCGCAGGGCAGGAGGTGTGGCCGCCCCAACCCGGCGGACCGCCGTCGTGGTTGGCGCGAGGGGCGAGGTTTCGACCGAAAGGTGCGCCCCCAAAGTGCTGAGAGCCAACCCCTCGGCGAAAGGTGCGCCCCCAAAGTGTCGAGAGCCAACCCCTCGGCGAAAGGCACGCCCCCAAAGTGCCGAGAGCCAACCCCTCGGCGAAAGGGCGCGTGGGCAAAAGAAGGCTGGTGCAGCCTGGGAAAGAATTCCAAGGCGGCTGCACCAGCTGCTAGTACGACTTTCTGTTAAAAGTTGTGACACCTATCCATTGGCCGCTCCTAGTTCCCGGCTTCGGTTTGTTTCCGGGCTTCAATGTCAGTCAGGGGGTGGTGGTCTGCCCCGGGAGAACACCTCCCATCTTACGGCGACCAGCAGGAAAAAGCGCTGAAATTCGCGGTATTTCAGGGGCGCCTGACGGGGGAGAGCGGCTCGTCGTGGCACGATTGAACACGATGAAACTGCGCGCTGATCAGACCGGAAACCGTGGCCTCCCTATGCCCCTTTGGCTGCAGGGCGGGTTGGAAGCGGCCCAGGCAGCGTTCATTTCGGCCATTGTTGTGGTGCTTCCGCTCGTCGGAGTGTGGGCTACAGACGGTTTCCAGGACCGCGCCGTGGACACCCTTGCGCGGCTGGGCGGCCAGGCCTGGTTGCTGATCCACGGGGTGCCGCTGGAACTGGCTCACGTGAACGTTGGCGCCGCGGCTGCGCAGCCGGGGTCGGGACTGTTGTCTTTGATTCCGCTGGGTTTGACCCTCATCCCGTTCCTGCTGGCATGGCGTGCCGGCCGTCGCTTGGCCCGCGCCTCCTACACCGATCAGCTGTGGCAGGCGTTCCTGGGCGCTTTCGTTGTGTACGCGGCGTTCGGCGCAGCCACCGGATTTGTGTGCCGCACACCCGAAGTAGTCATCAATCTGTGGTTGGCCATGTCCATCCCCTTGATCTCGTTCGGCCTGGGCATGATCGTCGGCGCCCGACGCGAGGCCGGTTCCTGGAGCCGCCTGATCGGTGTCGACGCCGTCGCCTGGCTCTCCAAGACCAGTCAGCATTCACGGTGGGCAGGCTCGTATGTCGGCTCAGCACTGAAGGCCGGTTTCGTGGCCGCGATGGCCGCCGTGTGCCTGGCAGCCGTGCTGTTGGCTGTGACCATTGTGTGGCACTGGACGGAGATCATCGCAGTCTACGAAGGCCTGCAGGCCGGCGCCTTGGGCGGCGCTGTGCTCACGATCGCCCAACTCGGCTTCCTGCCCAACCTGGTGATCTTCGCTTTGTCATGGTCCTCGGGAGCCGGCTTCTCACTGGGCATCGGCTCCACCGCGGGTCCGCTGGGCACTTCCGTGGGACCACTTCCGGCGGTCCCGATCCTGGGCAGCCTGCCGGCTGGGCAATTGGATTTCGGAGCCATGGCGCTCGCGTTGCCGGTAGTGGCAGGCATCCTGGCCGGCTGGTGGTTCCTCCGAGAAGGCGAAAACCACTTCGACGAGTGGCTTTCCATCAAGATCAAGGCCCGCTGGTTCACGGCCACCGTGTCCACGCTGTTCCTGGGCGCTTTCATTGGTTCCGTCGCGGGCCTGCTTGGTGGCGCACTGGCGTGGGTCGCGCGCGGTTCTGCCGGCATAGGGCGGCTCACGGAAATTGGGCCCCACCCGCTGTGGACGGCAGTCTGGCTGGCTGCGGAAGTGGGTATCGGCGTCGTGATTGGCTACGCAGTCGGGCCCTGGCTGGAACGCCGCCAGAAGCTGCGTGAGGCCAACCTGGACGAGGCAGCGTACGACGACGAGCACGCCTGAGCGCGCAGGTCCGGTGTTGCTGGGCTACCTGAGCGAGCCCGGCATGGACTTCTCAAGTTGCGTAAGGCATTGCGTCTTCGCGGACTCCGTCAGTGCTGACCGTGCGCAATCCTGGTACGTGCTGACCTGCTTGAAGAAAAGGGCCGACGTCAGGATGAGCAGGCACATAACGCCGGTCACCACCAGGCCTGAAATGGTCCCGAAGAGAATCAACCGCGGGTGCTTGTACTTGACGGTTCGCACCAGAACCGCGATGCCCAACACCAACGCGGCCAGCGTCAGAATGGCACTCAACCACACGTAATTCACGTTCAGGGAGAACACAAAGAACGCGCCCAAAGCCGACAAAAGGAAAGCGCGGAAGAGGTTCTGGGTCACGCCGAGGGCGGACTTTTCGGCCTCGGAGCGAGGTTGCTGGCTCGGCCGGTGGCCGACGTCGGGATTCATGTTTTCCAGCCTACGCGAGCCGCCCATAAGCTAGTGCAATGCGCATTGTTGTCCTTGTCTCCGGTACCGGTTCCAATCTTCAGGCTGTCATCGACGCCGTGAAGTCGGGTGAACTGGATGTCGAGATCGCCGCTGTGGGCGCTGACCGTCCCGATACCTACGGTGTGGAGCGCTCTGACGAAGCCGGCATTG is from Paenarthrobacter nicotinovorans and encodes:
- a CDS encoding cell division protein PerM encodes the protein MKLRADQTGNRGLPMPLWLQGGLEAAQAAFISAIVVVLPLVGVWATDGFQDRAVDTLARLGGQAWLLIHGVPLELAHVNVGAAAAQPGSGLLSLIPLGLTLIPFLLAWRAGRRLARASYTDQLWQAFLGAFVVYAAFGAATGFVCRTPEVVINLWLAMSIPLISFGLGMIVGARREAGSWSRLIGVDAVAWLSKTSQHSRWAGSYVGSALKAGFVAAMAAVCLAAVLLAVTIVWHWTEIIAVYEGLQAGALGGAVLTIAQLGFLPNLVIFALSWSSGAGFSLGIGSTAGPLGTSVGPLPAVPILGSLPAGQLDFGAMALALPVVAGILAGWWFLREGENHFDEWLSIKIKARWFTATVSTLFLGAFIGSVAGLLGGALAWVARGSAGIGRLTEIGPHPLWTAVWLAAEVGIGVVIGYAVGPWLERRQKLREANLDEAAYDDEHA